From the Elaeis guineensis isolate ETL-2024a chromosome 16, EG11, whole genome shotgun sequence genome, the window tcccatgtctgtccatccatgattagcaggcgattgccccatgacatgggggcgaggagatctagaagctctcggagttagaaaaaagtcgaatatcgagtcgagatagagattgttaaaatttgatatctcgagattcagtccatattgagcccacagtgaggtccacAGTGAAAAACAGAGtctaacgagaccaagatcaccccaaacggagctcggatggaggaggtacgagcttttgaagtcgatacaagATCCGAGGTGGCGGAGAACTGCCGGTGGCCGGTGGAGCAGTGgcggcacggccgcaggcggcAAAGCATGGCCCAGGCGGGGCATGCGGCCTAGGCGTGCGGCCCAAGTGTGCGGCCCAGGCAGGCGCGTGGGGCACGGCCTGGGGCCCAGGCGCCCAGTGCAGGCGTGGCCCAAGCCCGCGTGCACGGGCCGACCCAGGCCTAGGCGCTGCACTTGGGCCTGTACCCCAGTCCACGATGAAtcaggtggtccatggcagaccgCGTGGACCATCTGGGCATTTTCTAGACATTTCACATGGTCTACGGTACTATTTCATGAAtcgatcgcgatcggacggcTCAGGAAGCTTTCGATCTTGATCCAACGACTTGGGGCTTGATTTGAGGTTTGTTTGAGCCTGAATAGGACTCCTAATCAACATCTAATCAGGTTTAAGGCCTATAAAGGCCTGGGAACAGTGAACATGATGTGTGGTTCGATTTTCTGCTGTGGACGCGCCGTACAAAACTCGAGGAAGAAAAAAAGACCGCACTGctaagagagaaggagcaggaggctcctggacagtggacgtcggtcgcttcaggggttcagggagatttttcaagagagagagcttttgtgagggagaacttcaggtgagaaagaaattgggtgtacaagggttgagagagagatctcctcttgtaaattttttttttcatagtaaagtttgcatgtcccgtagaggcgagcccttttgtagctaatctatatattttgattatttttattttatttcttttttcttcttgctgcatcgtgtggtactgaaaagatcctgggaggtagtgtcctggccagacatccacccaacattctGAAATTTATCCAAATAAATAAGTAATAAAGGATGAAGTACTTTAAGATCTGTATAGTCCAATCAATGATAGAAAATATAATGTTTTAAGAACTACATAAGTGAATGAATGACACAAAATAGAGTACTTTGAAATCTGTATAAATAAATATGTGATAAAAAATAGagtactttgagatatgtataaATGGATGAATGATAGAAAATGGAGTACTTTCAGATCTATGTAGGAGGATAGAGTATATTTGAGAAGTGGATTGAATAATAAAGgatgaaatattttgaaatatatgcagtTGAATGGATAATAGAGGATGAATCTCTATAGATTGATGAATGATAATGAAGCCCTTTAAAAGACAAAAGTCATTTGaatcaatcatattttttttgctaTACGGCGTTAGAATCCAAATAGtggctaatttaaattttaaaattttgaaagtcTAAATTTTAAATCCATCGCAATGTAAGGCAATCCCGAGCCATCAAGAGTAGCTGTTGTTAGTATTTATGGTTTTAAATGCCGTTTGGTATATCACTAGTAACGTGATCATCGGGATGATATAGTCACTAGATTGATGTAAATACTGAAGTGATGTATAAATACTAGGATGATGAGTGATCTCTGTATTTGATATAAACTAAAATATCATTAGAaataaaatttcattgtgtttggtgcATCATCAAGCAGTGATAGTGATAatgtataaaatatcataaatagtaTTGTATGTTAGTATGTAATAATTATTCTTCGACTTGTTGGGGGTGTATCAAGACAGCAAGGAAAGTAAGATCACTTGGGTTCTACATCAGTTGATAAAAGCTGGGTGACTGAGTTTCTTTGACAATTAAGGTTTAGTGTAAGAGAAGAAAGGAGAATGGAAGGGTCGGCCACCAGTATCTTCAAGGCACAATGCAACTTGCTGAAAATTTGCTCTGAAAACCTGTAATAGGAGCTATCTACAGACAAAGAACCTACTCACATCCATAGCTTCTTCAGGCTGTTATACTTCTACCAAAATTCAACAACAGGCCATAGCGTAGGGCCTACAGAGATTTCTGATATAGCTTAAGATGAGCAGTTAACAAAttactttcaaatttcatatcagcaaaaattcaaaatggactgTTCTTATTTTAAGGGTCTTCAGGAATCATGAAAGGATGAGCTATTTTGTTTTGGGCCACGGTTCGCTCATGAACTGATAAATCCATGCTCCGTGCATGCGTCCCCAAACTTATTTGTTTTTGTATTATTTtagataatataatatagtaaaatTTGGTGAAAGTATCTTCCGTCCTCCATTTcctcgtaaaaaaaaaaaatgattaaacaTTCTTCATTCACAactctttttaaaaatatatagtagtaataataatatttattattattattgatatatattttgatttaattattaaaaaaatattaagataatattatatataatcgaGCTTGGCTAGACTTAGTCAATTTTGACCATCAATGTCAGAGTTACCCGTTAGAAATGATTTAGCCCATCggaataaaatgaaaaaaagaaaagcatgaaGAGTTTAGTATAATCCATCCATGCAAATTAGATATACCTATCTAATAAAATAGAATAGAcatccaataaataaataaaaagtattGATATTATTTAACTAAATctgttaataaaaataaaataggcaTCTAATAGACAAATAAAAAGGTGTGTGactaaggtttttttttttcttaatttagtgactagagatatttttgtttcaAAATAACTTTAGCACATCATCAATATCCGATGATGTGCTATATCTGGGGTATGTATAGTGATGCTATTACTGAATTTATCATTAGATTTTTTATTACTAGATGAGATTTTGTAATACCAAACAAAATGATTGTATCATCTCTCGTATCACTAGGATGATGTAAATTATCATCCTCTACCAAACAGTATCTTAAGAAAGAAACTTTATAATGAATAGGCTCTAAATGGATTTTGTAATAACAAAATTTCTTATCATTAAAAATGCTAAATCAATTACGTGGAATGGTGGGAGATTTTTCAAATTTCCAAATTCATATGAACCATGGACTCTCACCTAAAAAACCAAAGTCGGGAAGAGAGATGTATAcgctgtttcctttttttttttttttttttttttagatagacAAAATAGAAAGGATCATAAATTCTAAAATCAACCTCAGTCATTACCAATCCATAATTATGAATTTGCCATTTTACAGAGAACATGACATACAAGACAAAAGCTATTAAAAACTACATAAATATAACATTTACAAGATTTTATTGTTACAACgcttgagaaattctttatgcaccgcaaGCGATATAGAAAATTCAACATAAAATGCACCATCTTTATTGATCCATGTAGCCATCgcttttcaatgcatatttaatatctgtaactttattttttcatttaaaattttgaatgatgaaaatatttttattctttgaaaaaattataacatcctatgtctatattatgacatcttatactcaaaaagttataatttttatctacaagatatcataatatagcgcaggatgttataatatgtacagaatgtcataatttttttaaagaacagaaatattttcatcattcaaaatttttaaacgaaaaagtaaagCTGCAAATATTAAATGTATGTTGGAAAGTGGTCGGACAAAAATATCcctttcatattatgatatcttgaatcaaattatgactttctatgatGATATACTCTACATCAAATTTTTTATGGTGTATAAAAAATTTTCCTATTCAACTTGTACGACCCAACTGTCTCTTGATCAACACGTTCAACTTTTACAGCCAACTCATCAGAAAAGACTGAAGATTTGTTTCCTTTTTACGTCCAGCGTGGGCGTTTCCATAGCAATCATCACCATATGAGAACTATAAAATTTAGTCATGGCTCTTATTTTATatgctgtcttttttttttttgtttttttctctcCTTAAAAGCCATATAAAagctattaatatatatatatacatatcctaGTTCTTTCCGTCTCTGATTTTTGTCATCAAGGAACACTCCTCTTTTTCTTATCCTCTGTTTCATCTCTTTTGCTTTCTCAAGCATTTTTCTCCTCTTTGTTACAGACAGAGACGGAGAACTTCTCATTCCCTTTGTGAGGTGGACTCAATCCGTTCATTCATTCTTTCAGCCATTCAACTTGGTTTCCATCCTCATCAACTTTTGCAATGGGGaagtcctcttctcttcttcctctcttcctctgtTCTCTTCTCCTTTGCCTCTCTATATTCCATATCAAGCCTGTTAATGCCTTGGGGACCGCCGATGGATCGGAGGAGTGGGGCTATGTTCGAGTTCGGCCaagtaatttcttcttctttctttaaaTAATCTGTATTCATCTTCTGATGGTTTCTTGTGATAATTCCAAAGAATTGGACCTTCCGTATTTATGCTTCTCTTCATGTTTCTGAGTGACTACAGAAGCCTACATGTTCTGGTGGCTTTACCGGAGTCCACAAAGAGTTGAGAATGCTTCAACTCCATGGCCGACAGTACTGTGGCTGCAGGGTGGACCTGTAAGTCTCCATTGAAATAGAAATTGAGTAGTAACTGTAGATGTACACATGcacatatttgaattttttatatctCAATCCCAAACTCTGTTTCTCGCCATGAATGGTAAAAGGGAGGTTCGGGTGTCGGCATCGGAAACTTCCAGGAGATTGGTCCATTGGATACTGATCTGAAGCCACGGAATTCGACATGGCTGCAGAAAGCTGATCTCCTTTTTGTGGTGAGTCGCCGCctgtctttttttctcttttcctctctatATGTACCTCATTTTATCTGTTACTTGTAATGGCTTTTCCTTTGGATATATGAATGGTTAATTTTAGGACAACCCAGTTGGGACCGGATACAGTTTTGTGGAGGATACAACAGCTCTGGTGACGACCGATTGGGAAGCAGCAACTGACTTAACAACGTTTCTCAAGAAGCTCTACAATACGAATGAAAGATTGCAGAGGAGCCCACTCTACGTTGTAGCAGAGTCTTATGGTGGCAAGTATGCGGTGACTCTCGGCATATCGATTGCCAAAGCCATTAAGGCTGGAGAATTGAAGCTTACATTTGGAGGTatcattttattttgatattttctttaTCCTAATCTTCCATTAGGGAACAATTCTTTTCTAGATAAAGCCTCAAGAATTTGTCATCTTATGAAATCTATGTTAATAGGAGTTGCTCTAGGAGATAGCTGGATTTCGCCAGAAGATTATGCGGTTAGTTCTGAGAACTTTGCACTGGTTGAGCAGAGTTAAATTAGCCAACTTTAGTTTTccaatggcttttttttttttttttttttttttttgtgattcttAATGCAGTTCTCATGGGGGCCTCTGCTTTTAGATGTCTCGAGGCTAGATTTTCTAGGTGCAGAAAATTCAAACAGGTGGAAATCCCTCAGGAGAAAAATATCCATTTCgttgtattttatttattttgatctcATATGCCTCTCTTATATGTCAGTTTAGCTGAACAGATTAGACAACAACTAGCAGCAGGGCAGTATCAGGACGCCACAGACACGTTGAGTGCTCTGGAGGGAGTCATCACCTCGAGCAGTGCCGGTGTTGTAAGTGATGTTCTTGCATTTAACACCTTGGGAATTAATTGATTTTAATCATATAAACTAGCATTTAGAACAATTCAAAGTTTTGCATTGAATAAATTGCAGGATTTTTATAATTTCATGCTGGATGCTGACGAAGACCCTATCGCCGCATCAACAAACTTAGGGATATCAGAGAAATTAACCATGAAGAAGAGTTACTCGATGTACCTCAGTTCCAAGGCTTCCTCCACTGGTAGTCTTGCTGATCTCATGAATGGAATAATTAAGAAGAAGTTAAAGATAATCCCCAAGAGTGTAAGGTGAGAATTTACTTGCAGAATAACTATTATGAAGATAAGATATCAATGTcaaggattttttttctctcttgcaGTTGGGGTGGGCAGTCCAATGATGTCTTTGACGCTTTGGTGCATGATTTCGTGAAACCCAGGATTAGCGAGGTACCAAAATGTCTCAACCAGTACCTAGAATtcacttattttatttttgatatcaatatttttaaagtaatcttcttctcaagaaaagAACGCAATAAATATTAGTTGCATTGAGAATAAAATTCATGTACATGTCTGATTAAGGTTTTATCATTACATTTTAATAAGTAACAGCCTTTGCATTGATTTTTCCTGCCTTTTTGTTCTTTTGATTCCTTTGATGTTTGGTAATCCTTTTGAGATCCATCAAAGAAATGCTAATATCACATGATGGAATTTACAGGTTGATGAGCTTCTGTCTCTGGGAGTCAATGTCACCATCTATAATGGACAGGTATGAATCTCAAAGTTTTAGTCTTCATGTGACGTCCCACAGAAAGTTGGCAAGTCCAACAAGATCCACAAAGTCCTTGCATTTATTCAAACTTCTCAACTGCATTAAGATGACTTTTAAGATGCAAATATCCATCCAATTGTTCTATCACTGGATAAAAAAGTAGCTGAGGATCACTTGTTAAACTTAATATATGTTTTTAGATGTTCTAGAGGTCCCAAAAAGTCAGTTTTGGTTCTAAAATCAATATGTTACTCCTTGTTTCCCAAAGTGATTGTACTAGATATTTCCCACTCAACAAATAGATaagattttaaatatttcatcCAGAATGATGCTCCTTCTTTCACTAAACACTTCATGTTATGTGATTTTAAATTAGAACTAACTCGAAATTCATACATCCTGCTGCTTTGATGATGCAAGAAAATTATAGAAGCTCAAATTATCTGTTTAATTATGGCAAAATGCTTTTTGGTGCATAAGACTAGAACGTAAAATTTGCATCATCTGATTCTTTTTATGTGCTAACAACTTGCTTTCCCCTGACCTAAGGGGCTTCGCAAAAGAAAACATTTATCAGATTCTTAGTCTTGCCCCCTAAAGATGGTGAATCAGTATTCAATTATCTTCTCTTGTTATGATTGGTGCCACTTGTTGGtgctatattttaaaaaaaaaaaaaatctagatcaaGTAATAGAAAACTAGAAATTTAGAGGGGCACACATGCTAATAGCTGGAAGCTTGATGATGATAATGCAAACAAACTTTGTCTTTGTATGAAAGGGGTTAAAACTAATGTTAATTAATCCAAGCTGTAAGAAAGTATATGAACAAGCTTATCATAGCTCTTAAAATAGAATTTTGTTTTGAGAAGTTTTCTAAAGGGAGAAGTTTTAAGTAGGGACAAGAAAACCATTGTTCATTAACAAAGCATAGGTCCTAGGAAGAGGTGAAAGCCCATCCTGTCCTGTTGCGGATATTCTCATCATTATTCTGCCAGCATCGGCACATTATCCGCAGATAGAACAGAGCAAAGGCCTTCACCCATCTGTCCTGCCAACAACTCACGTCTATGACTAATTGGACTTTGTTAATTGGAACTAATGAAGTGGAATAAAGGCCACGGAGCAATAATATAGGACAATGGCCATTGGACTGATCCTTTAACATACTGAAGACTTGTCGTAGAATTTGCCCAAAGCCTTCTGTTTTTGGTCATGTCCTTTCGGATATATAGTCTTACTATTCTTGCTGGAATAAGTTTCCTTCCAAAATATTCTACTATGTCCAATTCCATAAGATGAAGCTGGTCTAAATCATTTAGTGTACTTAATAAATAAAGAAGTGATTCTTCCATTCATAAACCAAACCAACATCGAATTTTTTGCTTGCGTCAAGGTTGATCTGATTTGTGCAACCAAGGGCACCGAGGCTTGGGTTCGAAAGCTCAAGTAAGCATCTgaaactttttctctctctctttttttctttttttttttttgtagttgagtatgtttctttttctttttttttgcatttatttTGTTTGAGACTAGCTGATAACTTGGTCTCATGCATTTCAGATGGGAAGGTATGAAGGAGTTCAACAAATTAGAGCGAAAGCCTTTGCACTGCAATAATGATGGAGTTACTAGAGGCTTTGTAAAGTCCTATAAAAATTTACATTTCTACTGGATCTTGGGAGCAGGACATTTTGTAAGTATTTCCCAACACCATCATCCCATCATTTATATATATAGCTAACATCAAGTTTTAGTCCTACGTAATTGTATGGGACCAACAACTTGGCCAACTAATAATAGTAGCAACCTAGCAGCCAGCAAGTGGGACCACTAGAAATGATATTCCCAGAGTTTTATAAGTTACTTTAATCAAGGATCAAGATATATGAGTTAGGTTCTACCATGCTTGCAAGAAACAATGCCACTAAATCCTTACTGTGGGTTTTCTTAACCCATTACCAATAAGTTGAGTAGAAATTTGAAACATCCAACATATATTATACTTTTATTATGCCATAGAACAGTATATGGATCATGATCACAAAACTTCCCTCTTTTCTGCAATACATCACCTTTGACTAAACAAAAGCAGGTGACTCTGATTTTTGACTCACATTTTAAGAGTGTGTGGTTTTGGAATTGCTCATTAACTCATACAAACAATCAACAGTGTAGGCTTTGACAACACAAAGTAGACTCAGCCTAAGAACCAATTATATTGGGACAGTCTGCCACAAACTCAGATTCCAACTTCCAAGGGCCTATAGATTTAGAAGGCGTGCACACCTCATAAATTTTGGAAGGCTTTTCTTGGTGTCTCGTTTTGGGGTTGCCCTTTGGTTGTCTTGAGAAAAACTAATAGCAATTGTCCCACACGGCGAAACGTGTTCTTTTAGCAATACGTGGGCCCCTTCAAGGCTTGAACCTTTCAGCGACAGATCTCTGGCAAAGTTGGTACCAAATACCCAAGTTGTACACTGACGCATTGATGGGACAGTGGATTTCGCCTGCCCCTCGCGCCTGCGGTGCATTCACCGCTTCTCTTTGTGAGTTTAACTCCCTGTCAGTTTGGTTTGGGTTTTACGAGGATTTATCCTCGTTTTATCTTGGATAAATAAATAGGTGCAAAAGTACAAACCTATGGGATTGCTTCGGATGATCAGCACCGAAAATCATTTTTATATTGGATGGTTCGGTGTTTAAGATCCGACGTGCTATGGTGTGGattatttaattaagattttcggAGAGCAGAAGATTATTAtcctatattattttatatataataatatttaaaaaaaatccgaCGTGCTATGGTGTGGattatttaattaagattttcaaAGAACAGAAAATTATTattctatattattttatatataataatatttaaaatataatataatataataatattatattattataaatatatccGTTGTAGTCTAGAACTTATGGCTCAGCACATCAGGTATTATCCGCTTTAGTCCATGGATCTTACAATTTTGtttcttaaaaaatatctcaCGTGGAAAGaatgattttcttctatttaagTCAGGATGTTTTTTTGACTCATAACTAATATGGAATTAATGAATTTCTTCACTTTACACCACCCACATACTGGTTTCAAAGAAAGCACATAGGCTCTGTGATGGATGTCAATGTTGCGGTCAAAAATTGATGACTCGACACTGAAGTATTATTCGCTCTAGTCCATGGACCTCATGATTTTACTCTTTAAAAGATGTTTCACGTAGAAAAGATGATCTCCTCCTATATAAGTTAGAGTTCTCTTTAATTCACAATCAATACGGGACTAATGAAGCCCTCCACtctatactataataatattaattattaatttatcaaattaatatattgatttgtagtattatatattttttattcttcactaattttatccctttttttttcataaattaaccaGACACAGATTTACCTGTGATGGTGGCATTAACAAAGGCAAACTTATTCATttcctaaaaatataatttaaaactccatAAACATCTAAACAACATGCTCTAATGTCCCTTCAGCATCCATCCTTGTACTCACATATAATTAAGTTCAACAACATGCATATTGGTGATGGTAACATAAGTTTGAAACTCATAAAATCAGATCTCaattaaaatatctaatattATTTATCTAAAACTAGATCTGAACCCATTTCAAACAAGCCTAGGTGCTGCTCGCAGGGTTATTCCCAAGAAATGCATGAAAGTAGATGCCTCCCTTTTGAGAAAAAGTAACTGCAATAGCTTCCTGATGTGAAGAGTGCGAGCCCAGAACAGAGGCTCTTTAGTATTCTGATGTTGAAATTTGTTTTAATTTTGGCAGGTACCGGTGGAGCAACCTTGCATTGCATTAAATATGCTGGGTGATATTACTCAATCTCCTGCGGCTTCTTCTTCAtagataaagaaataaagaagaaatCTATCGTCAATAAAAGAATTTGTTTTTTTCAGAAATGTATTGCCAATAAAAGCACACTGACTGGAAGAAAATACGGTCAGTCTTTTATATCTTTGTCACATCAATTGTTTTCTTTGAATTGGTTAACAttgaaaaggaaagagaaagatgtGCTTGACTGAACTGCTGCTGGAGTAGGTTAAGTGTCTGGCCGTACATTGCTggataaatataaaaagtaaaaagAACACAATAAGTCGTCGGTAGTTGGCCATACTGATTGATGGGTATGTCAGTGGTCTTCGTTTGTTCCACTGTAGAATCTGCTTTTtcacctttgttttttttttttactcgggGTGACCCTGTTGtggattttttttattcttttttattaaatagaaaacattaagatatttatttaaatcttcctatttttttctatttttatggaaCATGGGATGAGAATGctcacagttttttttttttttttttttgattggaatAGGAGGTTGGTGAGCTATCCCATTTTATTAAAATCATAATATATACATGATAATAgagatttattaaaaaaatttgaagttaATAAGAAGACAACTACATGCAATGgtcacaaaatttaaaaaattttaaaaaaattgacacCACAACAAACCCAGAAGTCACTTTCTTGTCCGTGCCAAGACTAGAAGAATACTGACAGTTAGTAGACCCGGGGtcccatatattttttataagcaTAATAAGTTGGTCACTAAATTGTTAACCTACCACTAATTTTCTTTATTCAAGTCATTGGGAGAAATCATTTGATTCTACTCGGAAACTTAGCAGGTTCTTGTTTTGGATGTTTTAACGTTGGGGGGCCATGGCTGAAAGGATGTTTCAATGTTGAACCTTGGCATGGCTTCACAAATCAAACCACCTATCCTGGACCCAATAAGATAATGTGTGATTATCTTAATTAATGGAGTAAAACTATGTCAAGAGCTggcgtaaatttttttttttttttttgatatacagCCACCCCCAAATTTTTGCAGGAGATAAATGAAATAGAATGAAAATGGGAGGCAAAGTAAATGATGGGCAAAGATGATATAGGTGGCAATCCGAGCAAATTGGATTGGACTAGATCAACTATTTATTAAGCTAatccaacctatttattaaataaaaaaaatcaaattcagaCTTGATTGTTTTT encodes:
- the LOC105059058 gene encoding serine carboxypeptidase-like 51: MGKSSSLLPLFLCSLLLCLSIFHIKPVNALGTADGSEEWGYVRVRPKAYMFWWLYRSPQRVENASTPWPTVLWLQGGPGGSGVGIGNFQEIGPLDTDLKPRNSTWLQKADLLFVDNPVGTGYSFVEDTTALVTTDWEAATDLTTFLKKLYNTNERLQRSPLYVVAESYGGKYAVTLGISIAKAIKAGELKLTFGGVALGDSWISPEDYAFSWGPLLLDVSRLDFLGAENSNSLAEQIRQQLAAGQYQDATDTLSALEGVITSSSAGVDFYNFMLDADEDPIAASTNLGISEKLTMKKSYSMYLSSKASSTGSLADLMNGIIKKKLKIIPKSVSWGGQSNDVFDALVHDFVKPRISEVDELLSLGVNVTIYNGQVDLICATKGTEAWVRKLKWEGMKEFNKLERKPLHCNNDGVTRGFVKSYKNLHFYWILGAGHFVPVEQPCIALNMLGDITQSPAASSS